A region of the Anaeromicrobium sediminis genome:
CAAATTGTCCTACCCGGTAAGGGAACATCCATATATTTCCCATTCCTACTGCCGAACCAATGCACGCTAGAATAAACCCTATTTGGGAATTAAACGTTTCACGATTAGTCGTTTCCCCATTTTTGTCAACAACGTTTTTCACATGGTTATCTGCCATGTATTCACCTCTTTTCATAAGATTTTTCTATTTGCCACAAATTCAATTATATCAAATACAAAGAACACCTGCATCATTATAATGATGCAGGTGTTTTTTTATTACTCCTCTATTGGTTCCAGACTTGCTTGGAAATGTCTAAGAATTGGTGGCTCCCATGTAATTTTATATCCTTTTACTTCACTAGCTCTTTCTTTAATATTAATTAATGCATCTGCCATAATGTCTATATGAGCTTGTGTATACACACGACGTGGAATTGCTAAACGTGTAAACTCAAAGTCAGCATGTAATTGCTCTCCAGTATCAGGATCATTTCCTAACATATAAGATCCAATATCACATGAACGAATTCCGGCTTCTTTATAAAGCTCAATAGCAAGCGCTTGACCTGGAAACTCATTATAAGGAATATGTGGGAACATAGACTTAGCATCTACAAATACACCATGACCACCTACTGGTGATTGATATGCAATCCCTGCTTCATCAAGACGAGCTGCAAGGTATTCCATTTGTCCAATACGATATCTAAGGTAGTTTTCATCAAGTCCTTCATAAAGACCTATTGCTAAACACTCAAGGTCACGACCTGAAAGACCACCATATGTAACGAAACCTTCAAAAGAGATTGTACGACCTTTACAAGCTTGGAATAATTCCTCATCATCTTTGATACCAAGTAAACCACCCATATTTACGATAGTGTCCTTCTTAGCACTCATTGTAAACATGTCCGCATAACTAAATACCTCTTTAATAATCTCTTTTATTGATGTATTCTCATAACCTGGCTCACGTTGTTTTATAAAGAAAGCATTTTCTGCATAACGTGCAGCATCAATGCAGAATTTAATACCATATTTTTTACAAATATCTGCTGTTTCTCTAACGTTTTGAGCAGCTACAGGCTGACCACCTGCAGAGTTATTTGTTATTGTCATGATAACAAGACCAATTTTGTCTGCACCATGTTCTTTTATTAAAGACTCTAATTTCTCAACGTCCATATTTCCTTTGAAAGGTACTCTTTTTGCTGGATCTGCAGCTTCTGGAACTACACAGTCGATAGCTCTTGCTCCAGCTAACTCAACATGTGCTCTTGTTGTATCAAAGTGCATATTAGAGATAGAATATTTTCCCTCTCCCATTAATAGTGCAAAAAGAACCTTCTCAGCTGCACGACCTTGGTGAACCGGTTGGATATACTTATAGCCAAAAATGTCTTGCGCTGCTTCTACTAGTTTGAAGTAACTTGATGCACCTGCATAAGCTTCGTCGCCTTTCATAACGCCAGCCCACTGATCTTGACTCATTGCATTTGTTCCGCTATCTGTCAATAAATCGATATAAACATCTTCTCCTTTAAGATTAAACAGATTATATTTTGCTTCTGCAATCTTTTGTTCTCTTTCCTCTCTAGTAAGCATTTTGATAGTCTCTACCATCTTAATTCTGAATGGTTCTGGTATGTATTTTATTCCCACAATAAAACCCTCCATTTTCTATTTTTATTTTTTTATATTTTTATTTTTTAAACCTAATCATAATGATTTAGGATTTTAGACTATTATAGTTAACTTTCTTATCCATCCCTCGATACAATATTATCACCGTTATAAATTTTCGTCAAGGATTTTTATTAAATATTCTTAATTGTAAGAATATTTAATCATGTCCCCATTGATAATTTGCTAATAATTTAGTGTTTTTTTATTGTTTTTTCATTTCAAGGCTATTCCAGTTCATATTCGCCCGATTTTTTCTATTTGTTTTTATGTTTCACTGCAAATCATCAATATATTTTTTTATCATGATAATAATTTATTTTTATGCCTTTTCTTATAGTATTGCATTTTTTCTATTATCATGATAATGTACTATATATGTTATAGTATATTTTTCCTAAAGCATTTCAATAAGAAGAATAAAAGTAGGTGGATAAAATGAACCAAACTATGCTAAAGCAATATAGCGTTCTTGTAGAATTTTTGGGCAAGACCTTAGGTCCTGACTACGAAGTAGCCCTTCATGATATAGGCGATTATACCAATTCTATAGTAGCCATCGCCAACGGTCATATTAGCGGTCGAACTATTGGCGCTCCAATGACAAATCTAGGCTTAAATGTAATTTCAGATAAAAGCTATAAAAATAAAGACTATAAACTCAACTACAACGGAGTCTCTAAAGATCAAAGGATTTTGAGATCTTCAACCATGTTTATTAAAGATGAGAACGAAGAATTAGTAGGCATGTTATGTATTAACTTTGACGACAAAAGATACGTAGACATTACCAATCAAATATTAAAGTTATGCCATCCTGATGAATTAATTGAACAAAATAGTACTTATGAATCTGTAAGTTCTATTGCAGCTGAAGCTGAAAGTTTCTCGGGTTCCATTACCGAAGTAACCACCAACGCATTAAAAAAAATATCATCAGATAATAACATTCCAATTGATCGCTTAACCCAGGATGAACGCTTACACATCGTAGATATTTTAAACCAGAAGGGTATATTCATGCTAAAAGGTGCCGTAAGTGAAGTTGCAAAACAGCTCCATTGTTCAGAACCCAGTATCTATAGATACCTAAGTAAGCTCAATAAAGTTAAAGAAGATTAAAAAAAAATAATAAAAAAAAGAATCCTTATTTAAAGGATTCTTTTTTTATTCTGGCGCGCCATGAGGGACTCGAACCCCCAACCAACTGGTTCGAAGCCAGCTACTCTATCCGATTGAGCTAATAGCGCATACATTTGTTTTTCATACCGATACATTATATTATAAACAAAGAAAAATACAAATTCAAGACCAAAATTTCTTTTTTACAATATTTTATAACAAACTTTATTTTACCATATTTCCCTACATATAGCATTCCTTTTCTTGCACATTAAAATCTTTAATTATCTTCTTATATTATATTAATATTATCTATAATTCATTCTTTTTTATGCAATAAAAAAGCCCTAAGCCAGTATCCTTAACCAACTTAAGACCTCATGTATGTATTGGAGCGGATGATGAGAATCGAACTCACATAACCAGCTTGGAAGGCTGGAGTTTTACCACTAAACTACATCCGCATACTTTAATCATGAAAATTTTATATTTTGTGTAAATGGTGACCCATCCGCGGCTCGAACGCGGGACACCTTGATTAAAAGTCAAGTGCTCTACCAACTGAGCTAATGGGTCNATTACTGGCTGGGGTAGCAGGACTCGAACCTACGCATGCCAGAATCAAAATCTGGTGCCTTACCGACTTGGCGATACCCCAAGGTAATAATGGGGTGGATGATGGGATTTGAACCCACGCATGCAGGAGCCACAATCCTGTGTCTTAACCACTTGACTACACCCACCATGTTTTTCTTATTCTCTTTTCTAAATCTATATAATGGCGGGTCCACAGGGATTCGAACCCCGGACACACGGCTTAGAAGGCCGTTGCTCTATCCAACTGAGCTATGAACCCACACTAAAACGGTACTGGAGCGGATGATGAGAATCGAACTCACATAACCAGCTTGGAAGGCTGGAGTTTTACCACTAAACTACATCCGCATGCTATTCATCTATATAAAAGTGGTCGGGGTGGCAGGATTTGAACCCGCGGCCCCCTGGTCCCAAACCAGATGCGCTACCAAACTGCGCTACACCCCGCTCTCACTGACGAAGACTAGTATAAAACATATGGAGTTCATAGTCAATAGATATTACAAGCCATTATCCTTATTTAAATAGTTTTTTCTCTGTTTTTCTACCTTTTTCTTCGTTTTCTTATAGAAATTGAATTTTTGTTTTACATTCTAAGAATACGTTTTCCCCTTTTTATATTTTCCATTATAATGGAAAATATTCATATTTTTTCTAATTACTAAAAAAGACTTGAAATTAAAAATTCCAAGCCTTTCCCTTATGTTTTCTAGGTTATATTTCTACAATCCTAGCATTTACACTATCTTCTTCTACATTTAGTATTCCATATGAAGCTTTACTTCCCCTAGGTTTAGTAAGACTTCCTGGATTCATTATTAGTACATCTTTAGCTTGTTCCTTTAAGTTTTTATGAGTATGCCCATATAAGGCCACATCGCAACCTAAACTCTTGGCCTTGTAATATAAATTATTCAGAGTTACTTTCACATTATATTTATGGCCATGAGTAAGTAATAATTTATGACCTTCTATATCTAATACCATTTCATCTTCTGCGTATTCTTCGTAATCACAGTTTCCTCTTATTCCTACCACTTCTAATCCTAATTTATCATTAATATATATGGCATCCTTAAAATTATCACCTAAATGTATACATAAATCTGCTTTTTCTTTTTTCACTATTTTTTCTGCTATAGTCGTATCTCCATGGGTATCACTTAACACTAATATCTTCAAGACTTGGCCTCCTATAACAATTCTGCTAGTTTCTCTCTTAATTTCACTAGTGCATTTGCCCTGTGACTAATCTTATTTTTTATATCTGACCCAAGCTCTGCAAAGGTCTTATCATATCCATCTACTATAAATAGTGGGTCATATCCGAATCCAGATTTACCCCTTTTCTCATATCCTATTTCGCCTACACATTCTCCCCTAACGTGGAACTTTCTTCCATCAGGAAAGGCAACAGATATAACAGATACGAATCTAGCTTTTCTATTTTCTTCATCTTCTAACATTTCAATTAATTTTTTATTATTATCCTCATCTGTAGCATTTTCTCCTGCAAATCTAGCTGAATATACACCAGGCCTATTATCTAGAGCATCTACTTCTAACCCTGAATCATCAGCTATTACTACAGCATTAATTCTACTCATAACTTCTACTGCCTTTTTCATGGAATTTTCTTCAAAAGTTTCTCCATCTTCAACTACTTCTAAATTTCCTAATCCCACTTCATCTAGACTCTTAATATTAATATTAAATTCCTTTAATATGTCACCGATTTCTTCTAGTTTGTGCTTATTTCTCGATGCTAATACCATTTCTTTCATCTTGTTATTCCTCCACAATTCTTCTTAGGCGTATGAAAATAAATACCAAGTCAAAGATGCGACGGATACTTTGCGAAATACGAAGAGTTGGGTTCCGCTGATGGTAGTGCTATCAGTGGGTTCCAAAGATGAAGTAGTTCACAAAATAGACTAGCATACTGACTAGTTATTTATTTGAATATGCCTTACCCTATTAACTCAGCCACTGGACCTAGAGCTTCCCTTTGTATTTCGTTTAATTCTCTATTACCCTTTTCTGCTAATTCTAATAATCTATTAAGTTCACTTCTTGTAAATGGACTTTCTTCTCCAGTTCCTTGTACTTCTACAAATTCACCATTATCTGTCATAATAACGTTCATGTCCACCTTTGCATTTGAATCTTCTTCATAACAAAGATCAAGTACAGGTTCTCCATTAACTACTCCAACGCTAATTGCAGAAACCATATTCTTAAGTGGAATCTTATTAATTGCCTTTTCTTCATATAATTTATGTAATGCTAATGCTAATGCTACAAAGGCTCCTGTAATAGATGCGGTTCTAGTTCCTCCATCTGCTTGCATAACGTCACAATCTATCCAAACAGTTCTCTCTCCTAAGGCATCCAAATCTACTACGGAGCGTAATGCTCTTCCTATTAACCTTTGAATTTCCTGTGTTCTTCCTTCTACTTTACCTCTACTAGATTCTCTTATCTTTCTAGTTTGGGTAGACCTTGGTAACATGGAGTATTCTGCCGTTACCCATCCAGTTCCTTTTCCTTTTAAAAATGGAGGAACTCTATCTTCTATAGAAGCTGAACATATTACTTTTGTATTTCCCATTTCTATTAAAACAGATCCTTCTGCATATAACAAAAAATCTTTATTAATTTTAGTGGATCTTAATTGATCTATTTCTCTACCATCAAATCTACTCATTTTCATCTTCCTCTCGTTTCCTTTGTCAAATTCAATTTCATAACTATTTTACCATATCTTTTATTTTCTCCTAAACATATATTTTTATTGATTTTTAAATAATTACTTTTTTCCAAAGAAAAAAAGCCAATGAAGTCATTGGCTTTTAATATTCATTAGCAAATGTTGGTACAGCTACGGGCTCCTTATTTTCTTTTACTTCTAATTTCTTACCATCTTTAAAGAGCTTAACTCCCACCACATCTTTATATATTTCCTTTACCGTTAAAGCAAAATATTTGGATACTTTTTGTACAAGTTCCCTATCCTCTTCTATTTCACCAATTTCTTCTGATAAATTAATACATGCAATACTATCATTAATATCTACTCCTATAACTTTAGTGCCAAGGGGAATGTCACTATAAAGTCCACTTCCTGCTGGAGGACCTTCCACTAATGCATCTAAGGCGTTATATAAAGTCACACCTGTTTGGTCTGCCTTATCTAATTCTTTAGTCACAGGAACAAAGTAAGATTCAATTCCGTTTGTAGTACTTTCATAATATACTACAACTTTATCTTCATTCTGATTATTTCCCACATAGTTTATATCTTTTCTACTCATACCGTCAAAGGCTATGTCTGTTCCAAATTCAAATTTACTCACTTCTTTTCCCTCTATCATAAAATCCACCTTATCTATTGTAGGAAATTCTGTCAAAGTATATACTATTGATTTAAGCACTATTTCCTCGTCACTTTTTGAAGTAAGATTTAAAAACTCCTTAGAAAAATTTACTGTACATAATCCATCTTTAATATTCATACCCTTAATTTGTGTATTTGGTGGAATAACAGGTAGTAAACCTAGAGCTTCCATTTCAATTTTATTCTCTTCTGTATCAATGAGTTCTCTAAGTGTTGCCTTTCCAATACCTTCTTCCCAAGGAATTTTTCTCATTACTGGTACTAAAAATCCTTTATCGTCCTTGTAATATAAAACAGTGTTCCTAAGACCTTCATCTTCTACAGCAACCTCTGTACTATCTACTATACTAGAAGATTCTTCATCTTTTAAAAATTTCATTACCATACTTATCGGATTTGTATATATTACTACTCCAACCATCATTACTAGCACTAAAAGTATGGCTAAAATCCTATTCCTCATACAACCCCTCCCTAAAAACTATATATATAAAAAGTATATTAGCTTTTCCCTCAACCTATGTATACTTTTTGTCTCTAGAGACGGATTATTTTAAAATACTATTTTCTTTTCATATAACCGCCACTAATATGTTTAGTATCTTTTATAGTTACAAAGGCATCCTTATCAAACTCATCTAATATTTTGTGTAACTTAAATTGTAAGTTTCTTTTTACTACCATATTTAGTATATGCCTTTTACCATCTCTCCCATTTCCTTCTACCACTGTTACTGCAAAACCTTCGTCTCTTAGGGCTTTTATCATATCTGCTCTATTTCCTTTAGTTATTATCTGATAAGATACATGGCCTAGAGCGATTTTTTGCTCTAACCATATTCCTACTATTTGGCCACTTCCAAATCCCAAAGAATAGGCTATTAAATTTCCAATATTATCAAGTTGACTCATAATCTTTGTTAAAACAGTTATATAAATAAATACCTCCACACAGCCTAGCATGGCTGCTTGAAACTTTTTACCTCTTACTACTAAAATAGTTCTCACTACACTTATGGATACATCTAATATTCTAGCTCCAAATATAATTAAGTATCCTAAAAATAATTCCATTTCCCTTTTAAACCTCCTAAAAGCATTTTTATCTTTTAACCAGATGATTATATATAAATTATTATTAGAAAACAATAGAAAATTATAAATATTTTTGCCTTAAAAAAACAGCTCTCAAAATTTTGAGAGCTGTTTATTCTACATTTTTGAATCAAAATATGCTTTTATACCTTCAAACATGGCCTGAGCAGCCTTTTGTCTATAAGCTTCTGTAGCTATATTGGCTTCTTCTTTACTATTAGATAAGAATCCCATTTCCGTTAATACGGCTGGCATTTTCGTTTCTCTTATTACTACTAGTTTTGGTCTGTGTACAATACCTTTGTCTGGAGCATTTAATACATTTACCATTTTATTTTGCATTATTCTAGCAAAGTTCTTATTATCCCTAAATGGATCATCTCCATTATAAAGAACTTGTACCCCTCGTATATTACTATTTCCATGGGCATTGTAGTGAACACTCACAAAGGCATCTGCATTTAATCCATTTGCTATTTTGGGTCTTTCATAAAGACCCACATAAGTGTCATCTTTTCTAGTTAAATAAGTTTTAAATCCAGCCTCTTGAAGTAATTTTTCAAGTCTTAATGAAGTCTCTAAAGCTGCATCCTTTTCCTTCACCTTGAAAGTAGGACCAATGGCTCCTGGATCCTTACCACCATGACCTGCATCTATTACTATAAGTTTTCCTTTGTACTTAGATTCAGCTATGGCCTTATTAGTAAACTCTAATATTAAAGCATTAGAACTATTATCTAGATAATCTTTATAAGTTATTTTGTCATATAAATATACATTTACATAGTAGTACTTACCATCATCCCTTATACTTATATTCTTAACTATATCATCATACATTTCTAAATCTATAGCTTGAAGATTAGCGTATTCTTTAGGAACGTTTACTGTTAATTTATTCTTAGAGCTATCGTACTTAATTTCACTCTTTACATTTTCCTCTAATTTAATTGTGAATAGTCCTCTTTCTTGAGATTCCTTATAGTAGTTAATAGTATCTAGCGGCTTATTATTTATGTATATTACTACATCATTTTCCTCTGGAGATACAAATATATCATCAGCACTTTGTCCTTCTTCTAAATCTAATACGACCCTAACTATCTTGTCGTCTTTATCATAGTTTATATCCGGTTCAAACTGAGCCATCCTTATGGACTTAAGTCCTGCTTTATTCACATCTATCTTATTAGTATTTACAGCTAATTCTGCATTTAGAATATCCACAACCATCCTATCTCCCAAATTAATAGTATTTATTATTGGATATTCTTGAGTATTAATAACTACTGCATCTATACCTAATTTTTTAGTCACTTTAACATTTTTAACTTTATTGGAGAATTCAATTTTTATTCCCCCTGCTTTTTCGTCATAGTATACTCTATGGGATCTTGGGTGAGATAAATCAATAACTACCCTTGTTACCTCACGGGGCTCCTTTTCAAACAAAGATGCCCTAATAGAAGCTATACCATTGAAATTTATATCCTTTTTCCATAATCCTGTTATGGCAACATTAGAATTTGGTATATCCAATGAAGCATTTGGTATATCTACAACTAATCTATCTTGTCCACCATATTTACTTCCTTCTAAGTATAAATACTTGCTATTTACTTCTCCAGTGGTTTTAATACACACGTAAGAAGTAGCTCCTATTTCATAATAAGAAATATCTTTAATAGATTGCTTTGGACGGTCCACTGTGGCTGTCATGGTCTCGCCTATCCAATTTACTTCCATTCCTAATTGTTCTACTACAAATCTTAAAGGAACCATAGTTCTGTAGTTTCCGTTGTATCCTAAAAGTTTCGCAGGAACATCATTGGGTAATTTTACCTTTTTCCCATTTACATAGGCTGTAGCACTGTCAATTTTTAAAACAATTATTTTGTCCTCAGCTACTATGGTAGCTTCTTGTTTTTCTTGATTCCAAGAAATTTCAGCTCCTAGTTTTTCAACTACGAACCTTATTGGTACTAGAGTTCTACTCTTACCTTTTATAGTGTATAAAATAGATGGCACATCAGTGTAGACATCCTCGCCACCCATTAATAGGTTAACGCCTGCTACTTCCTGAGTTTTTTTGGAGATACCATCTACCACTTCGACCATGCTTCTTTGCTCTTTTTCACCAAAGGAAGCCATGGTCATCGACATGAACACTAAGATAGCTAAAAATACTGATATGATACGTTTCATGGTATGTCCCCCTAATTTAATTTTAGGCATAATTAGTCAATATTTTGTGATATATGTAGTTTTAAATCGACTAATCGCTCCACCTTAAATTGTATACGTTTTTGTGTCGTAATTCAATGTCTCTGAAACATTTGTAATATAGATGTAACTACTTAATAAATTAATCATATTTTTTTAAAGTATAATTAATATTTATTACATTTTTTTCAAGTATAAATTAAATATTATTTCAAATACTATCTTTAGGAGGGGATTAATATGGTAAACATTAATTGCTCTCTAGGTTGCATATATGAAGAAAACGGCAAATGCAATCTAACCCATATTACATTTTCATCCTCAACTCCTCATCCCGAATGCATGTATTTTATTCCCAAAGTAACACCAGTTCCTTCCTCCCATTTATCTAGTAATACATATAAAAAAACCGAGTAACCCTCGGTTTTTTTATATGTATTAAATTATGTCATTGTGAAAACTATTGATAAATAAAAAATAAGGAGATGTGGGGGAAGAATTCCCCTGCCTCCTTAAAGGAGGGGGGGCAGATTGCGTTAGCATACGCCCGCGGGAACCATAGGCTTCCATAACGAATCATAGGTCGTATGACTTTTTATATTTTTGTTATTTATTTTTTACAAGTAAAAACCCCTTCCAAGGAAGGGGTCTAATTTAACTATTTCATATCCATAAATCCGAAGAAGTAGTGACCTAACTTAGTTCTTTGTAAGTTAACTAGGTTCTCTCTTTCTAAGGCTGGTTGAGTATAGTAATTAATTGGCATTACTATCATTTCATCCANCTTAAAGGAGGGGGGGCAGATTGCGTTAGCATACGCCCGCGGGAACCATAGGCTTCCATAACGAATCATAGGTCGTATGACTTTTTATATTTTTGTTATTTATTTTTTACAAGTAAAAACCCCTTCCAAGGAAGGGGTCTAATTTAACTATTTCATATCCATAAATCCGAAGAAGTAGTGACCTAACTTAGTTCTTTGTAAGTTAACTAGGTTCTCTCTTTCTAAGGCTGGTTGAGTATAGTAATTAATTGGCATTACTATCATTTCATCCATCATCATCTTTTCTGCATCGTATAACATTTTAAATCTTTCTTCTCCAGTTGTTGACTTAGCACCTTCAATTAACTTGTCATACTCTTTATTTCTCCATTGAGCATCGTTATTTCCAGAGTAAGATAACCATAAATCTAACATAGTCATAGGATCTGCATAGTCTCCAATCCATCCAGCTCTTGCTATGGAGAAGTTACCATTGTGTCTAGTATCTTGGAATACTGCCCACTCTTGGTTTCTAAGTGTAACATTGATTCCTAAGTTCTTTCTCCACATTTCTTGAACAGCTTCTGCTACTGCCTTATGCTTATCATTAGTATTATATATTACTTCTAGTTCAGGGAAGCCTTCTCCATTTGGATATCCAGCTTCTGCTAATAATTTTTTAGCTTCTTCAACTTGTGCCTTAGTTGGGTCAATACCATAGTCTCCAGCAACTTCTCTGAAATCTTTTCCCTCATGGTCTACTAAGTTTGGAGGAACGAATCCAGTAGCAGGAATCTCTCCACCTAACATTACATTTTCAACGATTTGCTTTCTATCAATAGCTAATGTTAAAGCTTTTCTTACTCTTACATCATTAGTAGGCTCTTTTTCTACGTTGAATATATAGTAGTAAGTTCCCACATATGGATAAATTCTAAATGCAGATTCTTCCTTTTGAAGTCTTGGAATTTCTTGTAGAGGTATTTCAGATTCAACAAAATCAATATCTCCACTCTCATAAGCTGCTAATGAAGTAGATTGGTCTACTATCATTAAAACTTCTGATTTATCAATATTAACTTTATCTGCTTGCCAATAATTTTGATTCTTTTCTAAAACAATCTTATCTCCTAAATGATACTCTGTTAAAATGAATGGTCCATTTGATACGGCAGTTTCAGGGTTAATAGCCCATTTTTCAGGATCCTTATCTACCATATCTTTTCTAGCTGGCATAAAAGTATAGAATGCTGTTAATTCTAAGAAGTACTCTGTAGGAGCAACTAATGTTACTTCTAAAGTCTTCTCGTCTATAACATTAATAGCCACATCGTCTAAGCTTGCCTTTCCTTCATAGGCATCTTGAGCACCTTCTATGTAGAATAATTGGAATGCATATTCAGCTGGTTGTGGAATTAGGTTAGGGTCTAAAGCTCTCTTCCATCCATATTCAAAATCATATGCAGTTATAGGTTGACCATCTGACCACTTAGTATCTCTTAATTTAAATGTATAAGTCTTTCCATCTTCACTTATTTCATAACTTTCAGCTACTGCTGGAACAATCTTTCCATCTACTTCTCTCATTAAACCTTCGAAGGTATTTGTAATAACCATACCTCCATCATGTGCACTATTTTGTTGTGGATCTAGTGTTTTTGGCTCAGAACCAAGATTCCATTTAAATACTTTTTCTACTTTAGCTTCTTCTTTAACTTCCTCTGTTGCAGGTTTGCTACCACATGCTGCAAAAGAAGTTATAACTAGCATGAAGATAAGCATTAGTGATAATGTTTTTTTAAGCACAGTACTCCCTCCCGTTTTTAAAAAATTTTGTTATTTCTGAAAATTATATCATTTTCTCGGCCATTTGTCCAATCCTTGTGGACAAAACTATACCTGATATATATATATGTCCCACTTAAAATTAAATGCCATAAATAATCTTAATGATTTCTTAAGAAATGCAAAAATGCTTTTTCCTCTTAGGGAAAAAGCATTTTTAATTATAATTTTATTTTTAATTAATTCTTTGCATATACAGACTCAGTTACAGTCTCATATCCATTTACTTCCAATTCAATACTATACTCCTTTGGTTCATCAAAGTATTCCCCATTAATTATTAAAAAGAAATCTTTAAAATAGGACCCCTCTTCTATTATGTCATAATTAGAAACATTTT
Encoded here:
- a CDS encoding tryptophanase, whose product is MGIKYIPEPFRIKMVETIKMLTREEREQKIAEAKYNLFNLKGEDVYIDLLTDSGTNAMSQDQWAGVMKGDEAYAGASSYFKLVEAAQDIFGYKYIQPVHQGRAAEKVLFALLMGEGKYSISNMHFDTTRAHVELAGARAIDCVVPEAADPAKRVPFKGNMDVEKLESLIKEHGADKIGLVIMTITNNSAGGQPVAAQNVRETADICKKYGIKFCIDAARYAENAFFIKQREPGYENTSIKEIIKEVFSYADMFTMSAKKDTIVNMGGLLGIKDDEELFQACKGRTISFEGFVTYGGLSGRDLECLAIGLYEGLDENYLRYRIGQMEYLAARLDEAGIAYQSPVGGHGVFVDAKSMFPHIPYNEFPGQALAIELYKEAGIRSCDIGSYMLGNDPDTGEQLHADFEFTRLAIPRRVYTQAHIDIMADALINIKERASEVKGYKITWEPPILRHFQASLEPIEE
- a CDS encoding helix-turn-helix transcriptional regulator, coding for MNQTMLKQYSVLVEFLGKTLGPDYEVALHDIGDYTNSIVAIANGHISGRTIGAPMTNLGLNVISDKSYKNKDYKLNYNGVSKDQRILRSSTMFIKDENEELVGMLCINFDDKRYVDITNQILKLCHPDELIEQNSTYESVSSIAAEAESFSGSITEVTTNALKKISSDNNIPIDRLTQDERLHIVDILNQKGIFMLKGAVSEVAKQLHCSEPSIYRYLSKLNKVKED
- a CDS encoding metallophosphoesterase codes for the protein MKILVLSDTHGDTTIAEKIVKKEKADLCIHLGDNFKDAIYINDKLGLEVVGIRGNCDYEEYAEDEMVLDIEGHKLLLTHGHKYNVKVTLNNLYYKAKSLGCDVALYGHTHKNLKEQAKDVLIMNPGSLTKPRGSKASYGILNVEEDSVNARIVEI
- a CDS encoding XTP/dITP diphosphatase; translated protein: MKEMVLASRNKHKLEEIGDILKEFNINIKSLDEVGLGNLEVVEDGETFEENSMKKAVEVMSRINAVVIADDSGLEVDALDNRPGVYSARFAGENATDEDNNKKLIEMLEDEENRKARFVSVISVAFPDGRKFHVRGECVGEIGYEKRGKSGFGYDPLFIVDGYDKTFAELGSDIKNKISHRANALVKLREKLAELL
- a CDS encoding GerMN domain-containing protein, whose protein sequence is MRNRILAILLVLVMMVGVVIYTNPISMVMKFLKDEESSSIVDSTEVAVEDEGLRNTVLYYKDDKGFLVPVMRKIPWEEGIGKATLRELIDTEENKIEMEALGLLPVIPPNTQIKGMNIKDGLCTVNFSKEFLNLTSKSDEEIVLKSIVYTLTEFPTIDKVDFMIEGKEVSKFEFGTDIAFDGMSRKDINYVGNNQNEDKVVVYYESTTNGIESYFVPVTKELDKADQTGVTLYNALDALVEGPPAGSGLYSDIPLGTKVIGVDINDSIACINLSEEIGEIEEDRELVQKVSKYFALTVKEIYKDVVGVKLFKDGKKLEVKENKEPVAVPTFANEY
- a CDS encoding DUF2179 domain-containing protein, with the translated sequence MELFLGYLIIFGARILDVSISVVRTILVVRGKKFQAAMLGCVEVFIYITVLTKIMSQLDNIGNLIAYSLGFGSGQIVGIWLEQKIALGHVSYQIITKGNRADMIKALRDEGFAVTVVEGNGRDGKRHILNMVVKRNLQFKLHKILDEFDKDAFVTIKDTKHISGGYMKRK
- a CDS encoding N-acetylmuramoyl-L-alanine amidase family protein gives rise to the protein MKRIISVFLAILVFMSMTMASFGEKEQRSMVEVVDGISKKTQEVAGVNLLMGGEDVYTDVPSILYTIKGKSRTLVPIRFVVEKLGAEISWNQEKQEATIVAEDKIIVLKIDSATAYVNGKKVKLPNDVPAKLLGYNGNYRTMVPLRFVVEQLGMEVNWIGETMTATVDRPKQSIKDISYYEIGATSYVCIKTTGEVNSKYLYLEGSKYGGQDRLVVDIPNASLDIPNSNVAITGLWKKDINFNGIASIRASLFEKEPREVTRVVIDLSHPRSHRVYYDEKAGGIKIEFSNKVKNVKVTKKLGIDAVVINTQEYPIINTINLGDRMVVDILNAELAVNTNKIDVNKAGLKSIRMAQFEPDINYDKDDKIVRVVLDLEEGQSADDIFVSPEENDVVIYINNKPLDTINYYKESQERGLFTIKLEENVKSEIKYDSSKNKLTVNVPKEYANLQAIDLEMYDDIVKNISIRDDGKYYYVNVYLYDKITYKDYLDNSSNALILEFTNKAIAESKYKGKLIVIDAGHGGKDPGAIGPTFKVKEKDAALETSLRLEKLLQEAGFKTYLTRKDDTYVGLYERPKIANGLNADAFVSVHYNAHGNSNIRGVQVLYNGDDPFRDNKNFARIMQNKMVNVLNAPDKGIVHRPKLVVIRETKMPAVLTEMGFLSNSKEEANIATEAYRQKAAQAMFEGIKAYFDSKM